The stretch of DNA GTTTTTTTGCTGCCATTTGATATTCGCTATTCGCTGTCGCCACGGCTTTTTCAGCCGCTTTTAACACCGCATCAACATTATCAATGTCGTCTAAATCAGACGCAAAAGCTGTGCGTTTACTGGCCAGTTCCGTAATGTCTACGCCGTATTTTCGCGCTGCCGCGCGCAAGGCAAAGAGGCGTTCTTCAACGATATCAAGCTGCCCCGGTTCAATATCAAATTCCATCGCCGCATTGGACACGGCGTTACGCGCCTCTTCAGTCTCTAGCATTGCGCGCTCTAGCGCCTCTATCGCTGTATCAAGTTTGGCAGCCCCCGTTGACCCCTCACCTATTTTCGATTTCACGCGCTCTATCCCGTTAAGCGCTGCCGACAGTCGGTTCTCAAACTCGCCGTCTTCACCCAGCGCGTCTTGCGCCGCCGTTAGCTCTGTCAAAGCCCCCTCCGCGCCTTGTAAAAAACTGCGTTCTGCGGCCAAGCTTATCTCTTCGCCCGGCATGGGGTTAAGGCGGTCAAGTTCGCCAATCGCGTGGGTCAAAAACTCTCTGTCTTCGACCGCCTTATCGCGCTTGGCTTTCAAGCTTTCAAAATAGGTGACCGCCTCTTGGCGCGCTTTATAGCTCTGCGCAACGTCAGCTAATAACCCGTCGTGATCGGCGAAATCATCAAGCATGTGAATATGATTGCTCGCATCCAGAAGCCCGCGCCCGTCATGTTGGCCGTGCACCTCTAGTAGTAATCCGCCGATATCAGAGAGCAAGCGCACACCCACAGGGGTATCATTAATATAGGCCTTCGACCGTCCGTCCGCACTGACCCGGCGGCGTAAGGTTAGGCCTTCGTTACGGTCCATGTCCAAATCCGCGTCTTCTAATACCGCCCAAGCGGGGTGCAGCGGCGAGACATCAAAGACGGCTGTGCATTGCGCGTGATCAAAGCCCGCGCGCACCAGCCCCTTATCAGAGCGCGCGCCCGTCGCCATACCGAGCGAGTCGAGGATAATAGATTTACCCGCGCCCGTTTCACCCGTCAGCGCGGTTAAGCCAGCCGCAAGGTCGAGGTCAAGCGCCTCAATTAATACAACATTGCGTATAGACAGAGCGGACAGCATAGCTGTGTTTACCTTAGAACAAGCGCTCTTTCAAACGATCCCAATAGCCGCGCCCGCGTGGTTTTGCCACTTCATCGTTTAGATTCACACCATATTCGGCCAGAAGGTCATAGCTATCTTCATACCAAACGCTGCTGGGGTAGTTATAGCCGAGTACAGAGCCGACAAGCTTGGCTTCTTCCAAAATACCCAGGGTCACATAGCTCTCGACCAGACGGTGCAGCGCTTCTTCGGTCTGTGATGTCGTCTCGTAATTCTTCACGACATTTTTAAAACGCCCAATAGCCGCGAGTTGCTGGTTCTCTTTTTGGTAGAACCGCCCGATGGACATTTCCTTACCCGCCAAGTGATCATGGGTTAGTTCCAGCTTTAGCCGAGCGTCACGTGCATACTCACTATCGGGATAACGGCGCACAACTTGTTGCAATGCCGCTTCGGCGTTCACTGTCGTCGCTTGGTCACGACCAACATCATAAATCTGGTCATAATAGGACATAGCGATCAGGTAATAGGCATATGGCGTGCTCTCATTGCCAGGGTGCAGGCTAATAAAACGCTGGGCAGTAGCCACGGCTTCTTCATAATCGGCAGAACTGTAATTGGCAAAAGCTGTCATCAACATAGACCGCCGCGCCCATTTAGAAAACGGATGTTGGCGTTCTACCTCTTGGAAGAACAATTTCGCGCGGTCAAACTCGCGCTTTTCCATCTGCTCAAAGCCTTCATTATAGATAAGCTCCGCTGGCCGTTCGATATAGGCCAGTTTTTCCTTCTTATCACCGCCCAAAACAGAGCAACCGCTGATAAAAATGACTGTGCCCAAGAGAAGGCTGGTTTTTAAAACTGATGTCGCGCGCATGTCGTCCCGATCCATTGGTCTATTCACGGCCACACAGGGTCGCCGTTAAGAGTCGTGCTAGCCTTCTACACGGCTTTCGCAAGAGGTAAAAGTGAGAATCCCGTTAGTTTCGCAGTGTTGGGCTGGAATATGACAACTATAAACTTGTAAAATAGCAACTAGGCCCGCGCGAGTGTCTGCGCCTCGTGCAGTAGCGCCTCTGGCGTTGGTAGTGTCTCAAACGTCCAGGCCTCTGGGTCGGCCATGAATTTGGTGAGGAGCGCGTGGTTAAGGGCGTGGCCGCCGCGCTCTGTGGTGACTTTCGCGAGGAGCGGCCCCGCAACATAGAGGTCACCCATCAAATCAAGGGCTTTATGGCGGACAAATTCATCAGCATAACGCAGGCCGCCGGGATTAAGCACCTTATCGCCGTCAACGATGACCGCATTATCCAATGAGCCGCCCTTGGACAGCCCCGCTTTTAGCAAGGCGTCAACTTCGTGAACTCGTGCGAAGGTTCGCGCGCTAGCGAGGCGATCTCTGAAAGAGCGCACATCAGGCTCGAAATACAGGCTTTGGCGGCCAATGGCGGCGTCTTCAAAATCAATCGTCACGTCGAGTTTTAAGCGGTCTGAGGGTTCTATGCGGCCAAAGCTATCCCCAAGGCTGAGCTCTACCGCGCGCAGTGCCTTTACATAACGCCGCTGCGCCGGCTGCACGACGAGACCCACTTGCTCGATAAGCTGGAAGAACGGTTCTGCGCTGCCGTCAAGTGCGGGCAGTTCTGGGCCGTCAATCTCAACACGCACATTATCAATTCCTGACGCACAAAGCGCGGCCATAAGATGCTCTATCGTCGCAGCCGTCACACCAGCGGCATTAGAAATCGTGGTGCAATTATGAACTTTGGTCACCGCGTCCGTGCGCACGAAAATCCGGTTATCTCGGTCAGTGATATCTGTGCGGACAAAGACCACGCCTGTGCCTGCTGGCGCAGGTTTCATAACAAGACGCACATGTTGCCCACTATGCAACGCCACACCCGCGCACACAGCTGGCGCGTTTAAGGTTGATTGCCGTTTAACCGGATTGACCTTGGATTTGTTTTGATATGGCACTGGTGTCATTTGGGTCATGGATTGCTTTCTTATACAATCCCTAACACACGGGCTTGTTCCCGCAATAAAAGCCATGTTTCTGTTTGTTACGTCACGTTACAAAGCGGTCATGACGCAGTAGTAAGCTTTCACCCATAAAAAAGCCGTCTTCGGATTATACCAAAGACGGCTTTAAAATCAGGTCGTTAGCGCGCGTTTAGCGGTTGCCGCGACGCAGAAACGCTGGGATTTCCAGCTCTTCGTCATGGTCATCGGCAAACAACTCACCCGTGCGGGTCGAGGCTTGCGGTTCTGCGCGCGGCGTCGGTACAGGTGCAGGTGTTTTTTTCCCGCCAAAGAAGCCAAAAGGAGAGCGCACAACAGAGCGCTTTTCAGGCTTTGGCGCAGGCTGCGCAGCAACAGGCTGAGGCGCAATTGGGCGCGGTGCCACAGGCGCAGGCTGCGGCGCGACAGGCGCTTGGATTTGCGGCGGATAAGGACGCGGCGCTTCATAGTCTGGCGCGCTGACTATAGGGGCGGCTGTTACAGGCATGGGCGGCGGCGTTTGTGCAATCGGGGCAACCGGGGCGGCATTGCGCTCACTAAAGGCTTGGGTATCAACAACATCGTCACGGCTCGGCGTTGGAGCTTCATAACGCGGTGCCTCTGGCGTCTCTACGCGGCGCGGCGGCAACGGCGTTGCGGCCCGCATACCGTCTGAACCAACGCCTGTCGCGACAACAGAAACACGCACAATACCGTCAAGATCTGGGTCAAGCGCAGAGCCAACAATGATATTAGCGTCCTCATCAACTTGACCGCGGATAAGGCTAGCGGCTTCGTCAACTTCAAACAAAGTCAAATCGGACCCACCAGTAATGTTAATCAACACACCGCGCGCACCTTTGAGGGAGACATCGTCAAGCAATGGGTTAGAAATCGCTGATTCGGCGGCTTCAATCGCGCGGCGTTCGCCTGTCGCTTCGCCCGTGCCCATCATGGCCTTGCCCATTTCGTCCATAACCGTGCGGACATCGTTAAAATCGAGGTTGATGAGGCCCGGCACGACCATCAAATCTGTAATACCGCGAACACCAGAGTTCAGCACTTCATCAGCCATCGCAAATGCGTCTGACATTGTTGTTTGTTCTGTTGCAACACGGAACAGGTTCTGGTTCGGGATTGTGATAATAGTATCAACGCACTCAGTCAGCTTGCCAATGCCCTCCTCGGCCAGCTTCATGCGGCGAGAGCCCTCAAACTGAAACGGCTTTGTGATGATGGCAACCGTCAGGATACCGCGTTCGCGGGCTGCGCGCGCGATAACGGGTGCAGCGCCTGTGCCAGTGCCGCCGCCCATACCCGCTGCGACAAACAACATATGCGCGCCGTCTAGGTGTTCCATAATTTCTGGCAAGCTATCTTCAGCGGATTGTTCGCCAACCTCTGGACGCATGCCAGCGCCAAGGCCCTCTGTAATCCCTCCGCCTAGTTGAATGCGTCGATCTGCTTTGGACAGTGCCAAAGCTTGCGCATCTGTATTGGCAACGACAAAATCAACACCGTCTAAGCCTGAATTGATCATGTTATTGACGGCATTACCGCCAGCCCCACCAACGCCAATAACAACGATACGGGGTTTAAGCTCGACAGCTTTCGGCATGGACAAGGAAATAGTCATATGTGGGCCCAACTATAGTTAAGAATCTGTGACTATAGATTTGGGCTAATGTGGTTAAGGCGGTCTTAATAAAGTCAGCAAAACTGTTAATTATTGTCGATATCAGCCCGTCTTTTAGAAATTATCACGAAGCCATTGTAGGGACCGCCCGACAGGGCCGCCGGAGTAACGGCGTTGGCGGTAACGGCGGCCTGATAAATCGGGAGGGCCCGATATGGCTTCGTCAATATCCATAAACTGGGCTTTTAAAATGCCCGTGGCTACAGCGAAATCTGGGCCGTCTATCGTCTCTGGCAAACCAAGCACACCGTTGGGACGTCCAATACGAACGCGTTTGTTAAACACTTGTTCGGCGATTTCTCGCACACCCGTTAAATGCGCGCCGCCGCCTGTTAATACAATGCGCCGCCCCGCATAGACATCAAGCCCAGCGTCCGTCATGCGGTCCCGCAATAGCTCGAATATCTCTTCTGTGCGAGAGCGCACAATGGATGTCAGCAATGATTTTGGGTGGTGATGCAACGTATCTTGCGCGCCCATCGGCGGGCACGGTATATTGACATAATCATCATCAGCCCCGTGCAGCGCAGAGCCGTAAATCGTCTTGATGCGCTCTGCGGCTTCCATCGGTGTGGATAGCCCGCGCGCGACATCATTGGTAATAGACTGCCCGCCCAGCGGGATGGCATCGACATGCACCATGCGGTTATCGCGAAAAATCGCCGACGTCGTAATACCGCCGCCAAGATCAATAACCGTCACGCCTAAGTCTTTTTCATCATCGGTCAGAACTGATAAGCCGGCTGCATAAGGCGACACATGGGCCGATTTTATGCGCAAATGACAGCGTTCTACGCAATGCGCCAAATTCCGCAGCGGCCCGATACCCGCGAGCACAAAGTGCATATCCACCCCGAGTTTAGAGCCAAACATGCCGCGCGGGTCGCGGATGCCGTCTTCGCCGTCGACACTGAAATTAAGCGGAATAGCATGGAGTATGGCGTCCTCTGGCTGCGCGAGTTCTGACAGCGAGCTTTCAATCACACGCGTTAAATCACGGTCAGCCACTTCGCCGCTGGCAAATTCTGTGTGCACTTCCATTTGTTGGGACCGCAGACTGCGGGTCGAGACGTTCACGGATACGGACTGAATGGCCATGCCCGCTTGGCGTTCGGCTTTTTCAACGGCGGTACGAATACCAACCTCTGCTGCGTCCATATCAACGACGACGCCGCCTTTCAGACCCGCGCTCACGCCAAAGCCAGAGCCAATAATACGCACGCCCATATTGCTGTCTTGCTGCCCGATCAGGCAGACGACTTTGTGGCTCCCGATATCAAGAACCGCCGACACATCCGCGCGCTTATGTCCTGACTTTTGGCCCACTTAAGCGCGGTCAGAGGGGCTGGGTGATAAGGTGATACGGTCGGTGAGGCGCAAGTCTATCACCTCAATCTCGCGGTCAAGAATTTGGGTGCGCGATTGCAGCGCGCGCAATTTTGACAGGGCCGCTGCAGGGTTATCCGCTGGCAATTTCACTGTCATCTTATGACCCGACAGAACCAAATTCCAACGCGACTCTGATACATATACGGCCGCATCAACGCGGCCTGCAATATCTGGAAAACGCGACATGAGGCCGTCTAAAGACGCGGCCTGTGTCTGCGCGCCCTGCCCGACAATTAATGGTAAATCTGTGAAATCCATAGGATCAGCATCGTTAATCAGCGCACCGTCCGCGTCCACAACATGCACAATGCCGTCTTTCTGCCAAAGGGCATAAGGGCGGCGTTCAATGATTTGAACAACAATACGGTTTGGCCAAAGGCGGCGCACAAGCGCGTCATCAACCCAACTTAGGCTTTCGACACGGGCTTTGGCGGCTTTTAAATCTGGCGCGAAAAGATACTCGCCTTCGTTCACGCCCAATGCTTGGCGAACGTCATCCTCGCGAAGGCGTCCCTCGCCCATAACGTCAATGCGTTTGACAACAAACCCCATCGCCATCAGGCGGTCCCGTTTCATGTTCTCACCCGCTTGGCGCACATCAGGCAGAACGCCGCCGAGCCAGAGCGCCAGAAAGATTGTGCCAAAAACAGTGATCGCAATACCAGACCAAAAACGCATAGCGGCGGCTTTGGAATAATTGGCTTGGCGGTATTTCGCAGCCATCATATTGCGCGCGCCGCGCAGGTTCGGCTTTAGCGGGCTGACCCGACGATTTGCGTTAAATTTTTTCTGTTTTACCGCGGCCATGAAGCATCCTCAACCATCCAGCGACAAAGCGCCTTAAACGACAGACCCACATGCGCGGCTTGCTCAGGAACAAGAGACGTTGGGGTCATGCCTGGTTGAGTATTAAGCTCAAGCATTACCATTTTGTTTACTATATCGGATTTTTTCGGATTTTTTGACAAATTTCTGTCATCAAATCGAAAGTCAGAGCGCGACACTCCCCGACATCCTAACGCGTTATGGGCGAGTACCGCCCACTCCATCGCTAGCTCCGTCGCAGCGGCAGGGATATTTGCCGGAATTTCATGCACCGACCCGCCCGCGCTATATTTGGCCTCATAATCATACCAATCGGTCTTGGGGACAATCTCTGTCACGCAGAGCGCGCGGCCATCCATGACTGATACAGTCAATTCCCGCCCCGGTGCATATTGCTCGACCATAACCCATTCACCCATTATATTGGCACCCATATCATCATTATCCAGCATCTCTTGCGGCGGCGGAACGCTGGCGTCATGAACGAGGTAAATTCCAACACTAGAGCCTTGGGCATTGGGTTTTATAACATAGGGCACAGGCAAAACATGCGTGCGCGCGGCCTCAGCAATCGGGACAAGCCTATGCGCGGCTACAGTAATACCCGCGTCGCGCATGACGGCTTTGGAGCGGTGCTTATCCATGGCCAGCGCTGATGCCATAACCCCGCTATGGGAATAGGGCTTGCCGTATAAATCCAGCACAGCCTGCACGCGTCCATCCTCGCCCCATTCACCGTGCAGCGCGTTAATGATCACATCGGGCTTAGCAAATATCAGTTGCTCCCACAGGTTCGTGGCAGCATCGATGGGCGTGACGTCGTAACCATCCTCAGATAATGCCGTAATAATCGCCTGACCAGAGACAAGAGAGACCGCACGCTCTGCCGATAGCCCGCCCAATAAAACTGCAATCTTCTGGCTCACGACGCGGATCCTTTGCGACCAATCCGGCGGATTTCCCAGTGCAAGTCGACGCCTTCTGATTGCTTGACTTTCTGCCGCATCGTTTCGCCTAACGTTTCAATATCAGCGGCTGTCGCGTTGCCCATGTTAATCATGAAATTACAATGTTTCTCGCTCATTTGCGCGCCGCCAACGGTAAACCCTCGCCCGCCTGCCGCGTCCACAAGTTGCCAGGCCCCCTTTCCGCCAGACATGGCTGGGTCAGGGTTTTTAAAGGTCGAGCCCCCCGTTTTTTCGCGGATGGGTTGGCTATCTTCGCGCTTGGCCGTGATAGCGTCCATACGAGATTTTATTGCGTTAGGGGCGTCCATCATGCCTTCAAATGTCGCTTGGGTAAAAATCAAATCATCCGCCGCGCCGCAGTGACGGTAGGCATAGTCCATCTCGGACACATCCATGACTTGGCGGCGGCCCCGGCGATCTATCGCGACAATGTTTTTAACGACATCTTTCGTCTCTGCGCCGTAACAGCCTGCGTTCATGCGCAGCGCCCCACCGATTGTGCCCGGAATGCCTGCGTAAAATTCTAGCCCAGCGATGCCCGCTTTGGCGGCAGATTTCGCGAGCTTTTGATCAAGGCACGCCGCCCCCGCTGTGATGCGCGTGCCCTTCACGCTAACCTGTCCAAATTGCGGACCAAGGCGAATGACAACCCCTGCAACACCGCCGTCGCGCACCAGTGTGTTAGATGCCACACCCAGCACTTGCACAGAAATATCATCAGGCGTGGCGGACAAAAAATGCGCCAAGTCCGCTTCATCCGCTGGCATGAAAAACGCATCCGCCGCCCCGCCCACACGAAACCACGTATAAGGCGCCAGCGGCACATTAAAAGAGAGCTTGCCGCGCACAGGTGGGAGTATCTCATGCAAATTAATCAAGGGCTTTTGCTTTTCCATAAGGATAAATACGCAAAAGAGCTGTTGCGATTACCGCAATAGATATCGGCCAAAGCGCAGCATCAAAAGCGCTGCCAAGCTTCATTGTAATAGTTGAGCCGTCTTGCGAAATTACGCCTATAATGATGCCGAGGGCATCTAGAACATTCAAAATAATAACGAATATGAGTAGATATCGCATTTACGCCCCCTTCAACCCGTCTTCTAATTCTGCGGCCCAATAGGTGATGTCACCTGCGCCTAGCAGCACGACGAGATCACCGGGTTCAAGATTAGGCTTTAGCGTTGCGGCGAGGTTATCACGCGTTATGGGTTGTGCGGATTTGTGGCCGTGAGACGTTAAGCCGAGCGCGAGGTCGGGGCCGGAGATGCCTTCAATCGGTTTCTCACCCGCCGCAAAAACATCCGCGACATAGACAGCGTCGGCGTCGTTAAAGCATTTACAGAAATCTTCAAAAAGGTCACGCAGGCGCGAATATCGGTGGGGTTGCACCACGGCGTGAACACGGCCCCGGCTGACTTGGCGGGCAGCTTGTAGCACGGCTTTAATCTCTACAGGGTGGTGGCCGTAATCATCAATGATTGTGACCCCGTTCCAATCGCCGACATGGGTAAAGCGGCGCTTGACCCCGCCGAAGCTATCAAGACCTTTGCGCACTTGCGCCTCTGTGATGCCGAGCTCTTTGGACACCGCAATGGCAGACACCATATTGAGCGTATTATGCTTGCCCGCCATCGGCAGGAACAGGTTATTCCAGCGGGTTTCTTCGCCCTCTTTGTCGCGAAAAATCACATCAAAACGTGACCCTGTCGCCTCCAGCTCTAGGTTTTCGGCGCGCACATCGGCCTGCGGACTAAAGCCGTAGGTCACGACACGGCGGTCGGTGACGCGAGAGCGCAGCGCTTGGACTTCGGGATGGTCGATACATAATACTGCAAAGCCGTAAAACGGCAGGTTCTCGATGAAATTATCAAAGGCATCGCGCAGCGTGTCAAAATCCTTGTAATGCTCCATATGCTCTGGGTCGATATTGGTGACGACCGCCACAGTCGATAGCAGCTTAAGAAAAGACCCGTCGCTTTCGTCCGCCTCAACGACCATCCAATCGCCCGCGCCAAGTTTAGCGTTAGAGCCGTAAGCATTAATAATGCCGCCATTGATCACAGTCGGGTCAAGACCGCCGCCTTCCATAAGGGCCGCCATCATTGTCGTCGTCGTCGTCTTGCCGTGGGTGCCCGCAATGGCCACCGCCCATTTTAGGCGCATAAGTTCAGCCAGCATTTCGGCACGCCGCACAACTGGAATAGAGCGCGCGCGCGCCTCGACCAACTCGACGTTATCAGGCTTAATCGCTGATGACATAACAATCGCACCAGCGCCCACGACTTGCTCGGCCTTTTGGCCAATATAAATGGTCGCGCCCAACTTGCGCAATCGCGCGACATTTGGGTTTTCACGCATGTCAGAGCCTTGAACCGTGTAGCCCAAATTGAGCATCACTTCGGCGATGCCCGACATACCGATACCGCCAATACCGACAAAGTGAATGGCCCCAGGTTCAAACGGCAATTTCGTGCTAGGCGCATTGGCAGGGGCCGTTGCAGGCATGGTAGCAGGAGCAGTGGGGGACATATGAAACCCTTGGTTATTTTTGGGCGGCGTCAGCCACCAATTCTGCCAATTTGGACGCGGCATCGGGGCGGGCCGTAAGACGGGCCGAAGCGCTTGCCGATTGTAACCAGTGCGAATCATTCAGTCTCTCCATCAAAGTAGTTTTTACACCCTCTGCGGTAAACTGGGATTCAGGCAAAATATCGGCGGCGTCATGACCTTTTAACGTCTGCGCGTTGACGGTTTGATGGTCATCCATTGCAATCGCTAGCGGCACCAGCAGTGACGGCTTTCCCATCACAGCGATTTCTGACACAGACGACGCCCCTGCCCGCGCTATAACGTAATGCGCTTTGGCCAGATGCTGTTCAATGTCAGTAAAGAACGGAGCACAAGTCGCGCGCACGCCGCACGCCTTATAAATATCTTTCGCGGCGTCCATATATTCTTCGCGGGTTTGTTGCACCACGACCAATCGTTTTTGAAGCGCTGTCGGCAAGAGTGCAATTGCTGCGGGCACGGTTTCTGATACGATTTTTGCACCAAGGCTACCGCCGACAATCAGCAAATAGATATCGCCACCATCATCAGGCGCGAAATAATCACGCGGAACTGCGCGCATAATTTGACCACGAAGCGGGTTGCCCGTCCAAATATGATTGGTACCTTTGGGCGCGCGTGTCAGCAGCTCAAAGCCTGACGCCACAGCGTGCGCTTTGGCCGCAAAGGCGCGGTTAACGCGCCCCAAAACGGCGTTTTGTTCATGCAAGATTATGGGGATACCCAGTGACCGCGCCGCGCGCATAGCGGGGAATGCGGCATAACCGCCAAAGCCAACGGCGACATCGGGGCGAAACTGCTGCATATACATTTTTGATTTCACAACACCTTTGGCGAGCTTAAACGCGCCGCCAGCCGCTTTGAGAGGGCGGCGCATAGAAATAGAGGCGGCCTCCACGTCAATGATCGGACTTGCCGGAATATTGCCCGCATGTTTGCGTCCGCGCTCATCCGTAATCATGGCGACATTCCAACCCGCGTGGTGCAGGTTTTCAGCCAAGGCTTGCGCGGGAAACATATGACCACCTGTGCCGCCAGCGGCGATTAACACTTTGCGCATGTCAGTCCCCATATCCATAAGCACCCGGAC from Fretibacter rubidus encodes:
- the murG gene encoding undecaprenyldiphospho-muramoylpentapeptide beta-N-acetylglucosaminyltransferase: MRKVLIAAGGTGGHMFPAQALAENLHHAGWNVAMITDERGRKHAGNIPASPIIDVEAASISMRRPLKAAGGAFKLAKGVVKSKMYMQQFRPDVAVGFGGYAAFPAMRAARSLGIPIILHEQNAVLGRVNRAFAAKAHAVASGFELLTRAPKGTNHIWTGNPLRGQIMRAVPRDYFAPDDGGDIYLLIVGGSLGAKIVSETVPAAIALLPTALQKRLVVVQQTREEYMDAAKDIYKACGVRATCAPFFTDIEQHLAKAHYVIARAGASSVSEIAVMGKPSLLVPLAIAMDDHQTVNAQTLKGHDAADILPESQFTAEGVKTTLMERLNDSHWLQSASASARLTARPDAASKLAELVADAAQK